In Polypterus senegalus isolate Bchr_013 chromosome 12, ASM1683550v1, whole genome shotgun sequence, the following are encoded in one genomic region:
- the LOC120541100 gene encoding adhesion G protein-coupled receptor E1-like isoform X2 yields MAGFARICLLLWGLYAGTDECEETPHLCGPHAECANTARGFYCTCKGGYTSSNGMRTFRALQATCLADWRGEEAAPDGMRRSPHFISQRGLPETRAKMATNTTPMKISGSGDTFLDSETSGPDMDISGLMESSSTDSTMTATVTSLTSQLMELRTPDQHTERSCNARLLSKPEDRSQLSHSSSPLLCLLQKCLSCSATKHLEKLSQNLGEVLSSASFWMSLPPTDKALIAESFLQEVEATILNLTDVSSAAQNSRLTLNMSHLAAELRTIRWNRSQPADREVLLINGNQLEVKIVRLVEMKAEGPLKIGFIVYNNMESLVSASFIDGSLRERHSTSLNSQVVTAVLGEAKSQRLPEPVELTLRHLAFKEDSQMICVYWKFNQNSSSWSQDGCRATVSNATHTTCTCNHLTSFALIMAIKAPEPVYDGVLVVLNYVLVTFSLACLLLAILTFLLCRSIQKATTVVHLHLSLCLFSAHLLFLVGVSRSGHRVLCSVIAALLHFLFLACFSWMCLEGIQLFLLVRNLRQVKYGSRQGVRRRYLLLLGYGAPAVVVAVAAGVFAEGYGSDTHCWLSRQKGFFWSFLGPVCLVIAVNCVLFVSILRILHSQLGGLNADVSKIKSTRMMTFKAAAHLFILGCTWALGLVQHVRVFEYLFVIVNAMQGPSIFLIHCLLNQQVRDEYRRCLHRTSKKRDTTVTLGSSIPLGTLTANPTEETTVIKDN; encoded by the exons ATGGCAG GTTTCGCTCGGATTTGTTTGCTTCTTTGGGGTCTTTATGCCG GTACCGACGAGTGCGAAGAGACCCCGCATCTCTGCGGTCCTCACGCCGAATGCGCCAACACGGCACGGGGCTTCTACTGCACCTGCAAGGGGGGCTACACATCCAGCAATGGCATGAGGACCTTCAGAGCCCTCCAGGCCACCTGCCTAG CTGACTGGAGAGGCGAAGAGGCGGCGCCGGACGGCATGAG GCGGTCTCCTCACTTCATATCACAAAGGGGACTCCCGGAGACAA GAGCGAAGATGGCTACGAATACTACCCCCATGAAGATTTCGGGTTCAG gtGACACATTTCTGGACTCAGAGACATCAGGACCAGACATGGATATTTCGGGGCTTATGGAGTCGAGCAGCAC gGACAGTACGATGACGGCTACAGTGACAAGTCTTACATCACAGCTCATGGAATTGC GCACTCCAGACCAACATACAGAGAGAAGCTGCAATGCCAGACTTCTCAGTAAG CCTGAAGACCGCAGCCAGCTGTCCCACTCCTCATCTCCCCTGTTATGCCTGCTCCAGAAGTGCCTGTCCTGCTCCGCCACAAAGCATCTGGAG AAGTTGTCCCAGAATCTCGGCGAGGTGCTCAGTTCTGCCAGTTTTTGGATGAGCCTTCCTCCCACCGACAAAGCCCTCATTGCCGAGTCCTTCCTGCAAGAAGTGGAGGCGACCATCTTGAACTTAACAGACGTCTCCAGCGCTGCTCAAAACTCAAGGCTCACCTTGAACATGAGTCACCTTG CCGCAGAGCTGAGGACAATTCGATGGAATCGAAGTCAGCCCGCCGACCGGGAAGTTTTACTGATCAACGGGAATCAACTGGAAGTGAAAATCGTCAGACTTGTGGAGATGAAGGCCGAAG GTCCCCTGAAGATCGGCTTCATTGTTTACAACAACATGGAGTCTCTGGTGTCGGCCAGCTTCATCGATGGCTCCCTCAGAGAACGTCACTCCACCTCGCTCAACTCTCAGGTGGTCACGGCTGTTCTTGGGGAAGCTAAGTCACAGCGACTGCCTGAACCCGTAGAGCTGACCCTGCGGCACCTGGCA TTCAAAGAAGACAGTCAGATGATCTGCGTCTACTGGAAGTTCAACCAAAACAGCAGCTCCTGGTCCCAAGATGGCTGCCGTGCCACCGTGTCCAATGCCACCCACACCACCTGCACCTGCAATCATCTCACCAGTTTTGCCCTCATCATGGCCATCAAGGCCCCAGAG CCAGTCTATGACGGCGTCCTCGTGGTCCTCAACTACGTCCTCGTGACCTTCTCCCTGGCCTGCCTCCTCCTCGCCATCCTGACCTTCCTCCTGTGCCGCTCCATTCAGAAGGCCACCACAGTCGTCCACCTGCACCTGAGCCTCTGCCTCTTCTCGGCCCACCTTCTGTTTCTGGTCGGCGTATCCCGAAGCGGCCACCGG GTCCTCTGCTCGGTCATCGCGGCCCTCCTGCACTTCCTCTTCCTGGCCTGCTTCTCCTGGATGTGCCTGGAGGGCATCCAGCTCTTCCTGCTGGTCAGAAACCTGCGCCAGGTGAAGTATGGCAGCCGGCAGGGTGTGCGCCGCAGGTACCTGCTGCTGCTGGGCTACGGGGCTCCGGCGGTGGTGGTGGCCGTGGCGGCCGGCGTGTTCGCCGAGGGCTACGGGAGTGACACACA CTGCTGGCTGAGTCGTCAGAAAGGATTCTTCTGGAGTTTCCTGGGCCCCGTCTGCCTTGTCATTGCT GTCAACTGTGTCCTCTTCGTGTCCATCCTGCGGATTCTtcactcgcagttaggaggcctcaATGCCGACGTGtccaaaatcaaaagtaccag GATGATGACGTTCAAGGCCGCTGCCCACCTGTTCATCCTGGGCTGCACTTGGGCTCTGGGCCTCGTCCAGCACGTCCGTGTCTTTGAGTATCTCTTTGTCATCGTCAACGCCATGCAGGGTCCTTCCATTTTCCTCATTCATTGTCTGCTGAACCAACAG
- the LOC120541100 gene encoding adhesion G protein-coupled receptor E3-like isoform X4, producing the protein MVWCGVGLGGPRRSPNDVRDSTMTATVTSLTSQLMELRTPDQHTERSCNARLLSKPEDRSQLSHSSSPLLCLLQKCLSCSATKHLEKLSQNLGEVLSSASFWMSLPPTDKALIAESFLQEVEATILNLTDVSSAAQNSRLTLNMSHLAAELRTIRWNRSQPADREVLLINGNQLEVKIVRLVEMKAEGPLKIGFIVYNNMESLVSASFIDGSLRERHSTSLNSQVVTAVLGEAKSQRLPEPVELTLRHLAVRHPPPWHHLQGQFKEDSQMICVYWKFNQNSSSWSQDGCRATVSNATHTTCTCNHLTSFALIMAIKAPEPVYDGVLVVLNYVLVTFSLACLLLAILTFLLCRSIQKATTVVHLHLSLCLFSAHLLFLVGVSRSGHRVLCSVIAALLHFLFLACFSWMCLEGIQLFLLVRNLRQVKYGSRQGVRRRYLLLLGYGAPAVVVAVAAGVFAEGYGSDTHCWLSRQKGFFWSFLGPVCLVIAVNCVLFVSILRILHSQLGGLNADVSKIKSTRMMTFKAAAHLFILGCTWALGLVQHVRVFEYLFVIVNAMQGPSIFLIHCLLNQQVRDEYRRCLHRTSKKRDTTVTLGSSIPLGTLTANPTEETTVIKDN; encoded by the exons ATGGTGTGGTGTGGCGTGGGGCTCGGGGGTCCCAGACGCAGCCCTAATGACGTGAG gGACAGTACGATGACGGCTACAGTGACAAGTCTTACATCACAGCTCATGGAATTGC GCACTCCAGACCAACATACAGAGAGAAGCTGCAATGCCAGACTTCTCAGTAAG CCTGAAGACCGCAGCCAGCTGTCCCACTCCTCATCTCCCCTGTTATGCCTGCTCCAGAAGTGCCTGTCCTGCTCCGCCACAAAGCATCTGGAG AAGTTGTCCCAGAATCTCGGCGAGGTGCTCAGTTCTGCCAGTTTTTGGATGAGCCTTCCTCCCACCGACAAAGCCCTCATTGCCGAGTCCTTCCTGCAAGAAGTGGAGGCGACCATCTTGAACTTAACAGACGTCTCCAGCGCTGCTCAAAACTCAAGGCTCACCTTGAACATGAGTCACCTTG CCGCAGAGCTGAGGACAATTCGATGGAATCGAAGTCAGCCCGCCGACCGGGAAGTTTTACTGATCAACGGGAATCAACTGGAAGTGAAAATCGTCAGACTTGTGGAGATGAAGGCCGAAG GTCCCCTGAAGATCGGCTTCATTGTTTACAACAACATGGAGTCTCTGGTGTCGGCCAGCTTCATCGATGGCTCCCTCAGAGAACGTCACTCCACCTCGCTCAACTCTCAGGTGGTCACGGCTGTTCTTGGGGAAGCTAAGTCACAGCGACTGCCTGAACCCGTAGAGCTGACCCTGCGGCACCTGGCAGTAAGACACCCACCTCCATGGCATCATCTACAAGGGCAG TTCAAAGAAGACAGTCAGATGATCTGCGTCTACTGGAAGTTCAACCAAAACAGCAGCTCCTGGTCCCAAGATGGCTGCCGTGCCACCGTGTCCAATGCCACCCACACCACCTGCACCTGCAATCATCTCACCAGTTTTGCCCTCATCATGGCCATCAAGGCCCCAGAG CCAGTCTATGACGGCGTCCTCGTGGTCCTCAACTACGTCCTCGTGACCTTCTCCCTGGCCTGCCTCCTCCTCGCCATCCTGACCTTCCTCCTGTGCCGCTCCATTCAGAAGGCCACCACAGTCGTCCACCTGCACCTGAGCCTCTGCCTCTTCTCGGCCCACCTTCTGTTTCTGGTCGGCGTATCCCGAAGCGGCCACCGG GTCCTCTGCTCGGTCATCGCGGCCCTCCTGCACTTCCTCTTCCTGGCCTGCTTCTCCTGGATGTGCCTGGAGGGCATCCAGCTCTTCCTGCTGGTCAGAAACCTGCGCCAGGTGAAGTATGGCAGCCGGCAGGGTGTGCGCCGCAGGTACCTGCTGCTGCTGGGCTACGGGGCTCCGGCGGTGGTGGTGGCCGTGGCGGCCGGCGTGTTCGCCGAGGGCTACGGGAGTGACACACA CTGCTGGCTGAGTCGTCAGAAAGGATTCTTCTGGAGTTTCCTGGGCCCCGTCTGCCTTGTCATTGCT GTCAACTGTGTCCTCTTCGTGTCCATCCTGCGGATTCTtcactcgcagttaggaggcctcaATGCCGACGTGtccaaaatcaaaagtaccag GATGATGACGTTCAAGGCCGCTGCCCACCTGTTCATCCTGGGCTGCACTTGGGCTCTGGGCCTCGTCCAGCACGTCCGTGTCTTTGAGTATCTCTTTGTCATCGTCAACGCCATGCAGGGTCCTTCCATTTTCCTCATTCATTGTCTGCTGAACCAACAG
- the LOC120541100 gene encoding adhesion G protein-coupled receptor E1-like isoform X1 encodes MAGFARICLLLWGLYAGTDECEETPHLCGPHAECANTARGFYCTCKGGYTSSNGMRTFRALQATCLADWRGEEAAPDGMRRSPHFISQRGLPETRAKMATNTTPMKISGSGDTFLDSETSGPDMDISGLMESSSTDSTMTATVTSLTSQLMELRTPDQHTERSCNARLLSKPEDRSQLSHSSSPLLCLLQKCLSCSATKHLEKLSQNLGEVLSSASFWMSLPPTDKALIAESFLQEVEATILNLTDVSSAAQNSRLTLNMSHLAAELRTIRWNRSQPADREVLLINGNQLEVKIVRLVEMKAEGPLKIGFIVYNNMESLVSASFIDGSLRERHSTSLNSQVVTAVLGEAKSQRLPEPVELTLRHLAVRHPPPWHHLQGQFKEDSQMICVYWKFNQNSSSWSQDGCRATVSNATHTTCTCNHLTSFALIMAIKAPEPVYDGVLVVLNYVLVTFSLACLLLAILTFLLCRSIQKATTVVHLHLSLCLFSAHLLFLVGVSRSGHRVLCSVIAALLHFLFLACFSWMCLEGIQLFLLVRNLRQVKYGSRQGVRRRYLLLLGYGAPAVVVAVAAGVFAEGYGSDTHCWLSRQKGFFWSFLGPVCLVIAVNCVLFVSILRILHSQLGGLNADVSKIKSTRMMTFKAAAHLFILGCTWALGLVQHVRVFEYLFVIVNAMQGPSIFLIHCLLNQQVRDEYRRCLHRTSKKRDTTVTLGSSIPLGTLTANPTEETTVIKDN; translated from the exons ATGGCAG GTTTCGCTCGGATTTGTTTGCTTCTTTGGGGTCTTTATGCCG GTACCGACGAGTGCGAAGAGACCCCGCATCTCTGCGGTCCTCACGCCGAATGCGCCAACACGGCACGGGGCTTCTACTGCACCTGCAAGGGGGGCTACACATCCAGCAATGGCATGAGGACCTTCAGAGCCCTCCAGGCCACCTGCCTAG CTGACTGGAGAGGCGAAGAGGCGGCGCCGGACGGCATGAG GCGGTCTCCTCACTTCATATCACAAAGGGGACTCCCGGAGACAA GAGCGAAGATGGCTACGAATACTACCCCCATGAAGATTTCGGGTTCAG gtGACACATTTCTGGACTCAGAGACATCAGGACCAGACATGGATATTTCGGGGCTTATGGAGTCGAGCAGCAC gGACAGTACGATGACGGCTACAGTGACAAGTCTTACATCACAGCTCATGGAATTGC GCACTCCAGACCAACATACAGAGAGAAGCTGCAATGCCAGACTTCTCAGTAAG CCTGAAGACCGCAGCCAGCTGTCCCACTCCTCATCTCCCCTGTTATGCCTGCTCCAGAAGTGCCTGTCCTGCTCCGCCACAAAGCATCTGGAG AAGTTGTCCCAGAATCTCGGCGAGGTGCTCAGTTCTGCCAGTTTTTGGATGAGCCTTCCTCCCACCGACAAAGCCCTCATTGCCGAGTCCTTCCTGCAAGAAGTGGAGGCGACCATCTTGAACTTAACAGACGTCTCCAGCGCTGCTCAAAACTCAAGGCTCACCTTGAACATGAGTCACCTTG CCGCAGAGCTGAGGACAATTCGATGGAATCGAAGTCAGCCCGCCGACCGGGAAGTTTTACTGATCAACGGGAATCAACTGGAAGTGAAAATCGTCAGACTTGTGGAGATGAAGGCCGAAG GTCCCCTGAAGATCGGCTTCATTGTTTACAACAACATGGAGTCTCTGGTGTCGGCCAGCTTCATCGATGGCTCCCTCAGAGAACGTCACTCCACCTCGCTCAACTCTCAGGTGGTCACGGCTGTTCTTGGGGAAGCTAAGTCACAGCGACTGCCTGAACCCGTAGAGCTGACCCTGCGGCACCTGGCAGTAAGACACCCACCTCCATGGCATCATCTACAAGGGCAG TTCAAAGAAGACAGTCAGATGATCTGCGTCTACTGGAAGTTCAACCAAAACAGCAGCTCCTGGTCCCAAGATGGCTGCCGTGCCACCGTGTCCAATGCCACCCACACCACCTGCACCTGCAATCATCTCACCAGTTTTGCCCTCATCATGGCCATCAAGGCCCCAGAG CCAGTCTATGACGGCGTCCTCGTGGTCCTCAACTACGTCCTCGTGACCTTCTCCCTGGCCTGCCTCCTCCTCGCCATCCTGACCTTCCTCCTGTGCCGCTCCATTCAGAAGGCCACCACAGTCGTCCACCTGCACCTGAGCCTCTGCCTCTTCTCGGCCCACCTTCTGTTTCTGGTCGGCGTATCCCGAAGCGGCCACCGG GTCCTCTGCTCGGTCATCGCGGCCCTCCTGCACTTCCTCTTCCTGGCCTGCTTCTCCTGGATGTGCCTGGAGGGCATCCAGCTCTTCCTGCTGGTCAGAAACCTGCGCCAGGTGAAGTATGGCAGCCGGCAGGGTGTGCGCCGCAGGTACCTGCTGCTGCTGGGCTACGGGGCTCCGGCGGTGGTGGTGGCCGTGGCGGCCGGCGTGTTCGCCGAGGGCTACGGGAGTGACACACA CTGCTGGCTGAGTCGTCAGAAAGGATTCTTCTGGAGTTTCCTGGGCCCCGTCTGCCTTGTCATTGCT GTCAACTGTGTCCTCTTCGTGTCCATCCTGCGGATTCTtcactcgcagttaggaggcctcaATGCCGACGTGtccaaaatcaaaagtaccag GATGATGACGTTCAAGGCCGCTGCCCACCTGTTCATCCTGGGCTGCACTTGGGCTCTGGGCCTCGTCCAGCACGTCCGTGTCTTTGAGTATCTCTTTGTCATCGTCAACGCCATGCAGGGTCCTTCCATTTTCCTCATTCATTGTCTGCTGAACCAACAG
- the LOC120541100 gene encoding adhesion G protein-coupled receptor E2-like isoform X3 has product MAGFARICLLLWGLYAGTDECEETPHLCGPHAECANTARGFYCTCKGGYTSSNGMRTFRALQATCLADWRGEEAAPDGMRRSPHFISQRGLPETRAKMATNTTPMKISGSGDTFLDSETSGPDMDISGLMESSSTDSTMTATVTSLTSQLMELRTPDQHTERSCNARLLSKPEDRSQLSHSSSPLLCLLQKCLSCSATKHLEKLSQNLGEVLSSASFWMSLPPTDKALIAESFLQEVEATILNLTDVSSAAQNSRLTLNMSHLAAELRTIRWNRSQPADREVLLINGNQLEVKIVRLVEMKAEGPLKIGFIVYNNMESLVSASFIDGSLRERHSTSLNSQVVTAVLGEAKSQRLPEPVELTLRHLAVRHPPPWHHLQGQFKEDSQMICVYWKFNQNSSSWSQDGCRATVSNATHTTCTCNHLTSFALIMAIKAPEPVYDGVLVVLNYVLVTFSLACLLLAILTFLLCRSIQKATTVVHLHLSLCLFSAHLLFLVGVSRSGHRVGDSCWLSRQKGFFWSFLGPVCLVIAVNCVLFVSILRILHSQLGGLNADVSKIKSTRMMTFKAAAHLFILGCTWALGLVQHVRVFEYLFVIVNAMQGPSIFLIHCLLNQQVRDEYRRCLHRTSKKRDTTVTLGSSIPLGTLTANPTEETTVIKDN; this is encoded by the exons ATGGCAG GTTTCGCTCGGATTTGTTTGCTTCTTTGGGGTCTTTATGCCG GTACCGACGAGTGCGAAGAGACCCCGCATCTCTGCGGTCCTCACGCCGAATGCGCCAACACGGCACGGGGCTTCTACTGCACCTGCAAGGGGGGCTACACATCCAGCAATGGCATGAGGACCTTCAGAGCCCTCCAGGCCACCTGCCTAG CTGACTGGAGAGGCGAAGAGGCGGCGCCGGACGGCATGAG GCGGTCTCCTCACTTCATATCACAAAGGGGACTCCCGGAGACAA GAGCGAAGATGGCTACGAATACTACCCCCATGAAGATTTCGGGTTCAG gtGACACATTTCTGGACTCAGAGACATCAGGACCAGACATGGATATTTCGGGGCTTATGGAGTCGAGCAGCAC gGACAGTACGATGACGGCTACAGTGACAAGTCTTACATCACAGCTCATGGAATTGC GCACTCCAGACCAACATACAGAGAGAAGCTGCAATGCCAGACTTCTCAGTAAG CCTGAAGACCGCAGCCAGCTGTCCCACTCCTCATCTCCCCTGTTATGCCTGCTCCAGAAGTGCCTGTCCTGCTCCGCCACAAAGCATCTGGAG AAGTTGTCCCAGAATCTCGGCGAGGTGCTCAGTTCTGCCAGTTTTTGGATGAGCCTTCCTCCCACCGACAAAGCCCTCATTGCCGAGTCCTTCCTGCAAGAAGTGGAGGCGACCATCTTGAACTTAACAGACGTCTCCAGCGCTGCTCAAAACTCAAGGCTCACCTTGAACATGAGTCACCTTG CCGCAGAGCTGAGGACAATTCGATGGAATCGAAGTCAGCCCGCCGACCGGGAAGTTTTACTGATCAACGGGAATCAACTGGAAGTGAAAATCGTCAGACTTGTGGAGATGAAGGCCGAAG GTCCCCTGAAGATCGGCTTCATTGTTTACAACAACATGGAGTCTCTGGTGTCGGCCAGCTTCATCGATGGCTCCCTCAGAGAACGTCACTCCACCTCGCTCAACTCTCAGGTGGTCACGGCTGTTCTTGGGGAAGCTAAGTCACAGCGACTGCCTGAACCCGTAGAGCTGACCCTGCGGCACCTGGCAGTAAGACACCCACCTCCATGGCATCATCTACAAGGGCAG TTCAAAGAAGACAGTCAGATGATCTGCGTCTACTGGAAGTTCAACCAAAACAGCAGCTCCTGGTCCCAAGATGGCTGCCGTGCCACCGTGTCCAATGCCACCCACACCACCTGCACCTGCAATCATCTCACCAGTTTTGCCCTCATCATGGCCATCAAGGCCCCAGAG CCAGTCTATGACGGCGTCCTCGTGGTCCTCAACTACGTCCTCGTGACCTTCTCCCTGGCCTGCCTCCTCCTCGCCATCCTGACCTTCCTCCTGTGCCGCTCCATTCAGAAGGCCACCACAGTCGTCCACCTGCACCTGAGCCTCTGCCTCTTCTCGGCCCACCTTCTGTTTCTGGTCGGCGTATCCCGAAGCGGCCACCGGGTAGGTGACAG CTGCTGGCTGAGTCGTCAGAAAGGATTCTTCTGGAGTTTCCTGGGCCCCGTCTGCCTTGTCATTGCT GTCAACTGTGTCCTCTTCGTGTCCATCCTGCGGATTCTtcactcgcagttaggaggcctcaATGCCGACGTGtccaaaatcaaaagtaccag GATGATGACGTTCAAGGCCGCTGCCCACCTGTTCATCCTGGGCTGCACTTGGGCTCTGGGCCTCGTCCAGCACGTCCGTGTCTTTGAGTATCTCTTTGTCATCGTCAACGCCATGCAGGGTCCTTCCATTTTCCTCATTCATTGTCTGCTGAACCAACAG